Below is a genomic region from Brassica oleracea var. oleracea cultivar TO1000 chromosome C9, BOL, whole genome shotgun sequence.
GTAGCTCTTATTGATAAGTATATCAGAAATCACATCGACTCGTTCGAAGGGAAACTGCATGAACGATATGAGGATGCAACGAGGTTTTGATTCGCCACAAGATAATCTCGCATATGGGCAAACGCCCTGCAATAGTTTCTTTGGTCAATTATTTTCTAAAGCATCAAAGTTTTTAGATAAAGAACACATTTATTGTACAAATATTTTTTTGATTCGAGTAAATTTGACATTCATTAAAAAAAAGGTCATAATAGAATTTTCTCACGGTAGGGGACTCATAGTCGTATGTGTATAGTTAGTTACAGCTTACAACCAATGGAGTTCTATAAACATGACCACCTTCATCATCCTTAGAGCAGCATTAACCCATATACTCATATGGGTCTCTTAATCATTATTTAACTAATTAAAAGCAAATAAGAAACTCATTATAAAAATCTTAAATTTTGGATCTCCAATGGGAGTCTCTTATTTTGGGGTTCTTATTTTTAAAAAAAATTAAAAATTTATATAAAGAATTTTTTTTATTAATTAAAACATTATAAAAGATTATATTTTAAACATAGAACTTAAAAAAAACATACAAACAAACAAAGTTAACTAAATTAAACAAGAATATTAAAAAAAAATTGAAGCTCAGTTGTTGTCTTCATCACGTTCAAATTTACGCCATATATGTGTTCAACCAAATCCGCTTTCAGTTGCTGATGTATTTGTCTATCCCGAATTTTAGTTCGAACACCCATCATATTGGCGATATTTGTAGGGATATTTGTAGAATACGTGAGATCGACATGTGAATTTCCGGTGTCTTCTCCTTGGAACTCTGAAACATCAGATAGAGTATATCCATCTCGTTCGTTTTCTACTATCATATTGTGGAATATGATACAAGCTCTCATAATCTTCCCAATTTTGATTTTATCCCAAAAAAGTACTGGATTTTTAACTATTGCGAAGCGAGCTTGCAAGACTCCAAAAGCGCGCTCGACATCTTTGCGGACAGCTTCTTGACGTTGAGCAAATAAAACCGCTTTCGGTCCTTGTGGCATCGGAATAGATTGGATAAAAGTTGCCAATTTCGGATAAATACCATCGGTGAGATAGTAAGCCAAATTATACTCTCTTCCATTGACATAGTAAGTGACTTGCGGAGCTTGACCATTTATTATGTCATCAAAAACAGGTGAGCGATCAAGAACATTGATATCATTTAAAGTACCTGGAGGTCCAAAAAACGCATGCCATATCCAGAGATCATACGAAGCAACCGCCTCTAAAACAATTGTTGGTTTACCCGAACCACGAGAATATTGCCCTTTCCAAGCGGTGGGACAATTCTTCCACTCCCAATGCATACAATCGATGCTTACTATCATCCCAGGAAATCCACGATGCTCTCCAATATCAAGTAGACGTTGAAGATCATCCGGTGTTGGTCTTCTTAGGTACTCATCGCCGAACAAATTAATTATTCCTTCCACAAAATGCTCCAAACAAGACCGAGCTGTAGTTTCACCGAGCCGGAGGTATTCGTCGACCGTATCAGCTGCACTACCGTATGCCAAGAGACAAATGGCTGCTGAACACTTTTGTAGTGGTGAGAGACTAAGCCTTCCAAGACTATCTTTCTTTTGGCGAATGAAGTGAACTTCGTTGGAGAGTCGGTCAACAATGTGCATGAACAATGGCTTGTTCATTCTAAAACGTCGTCGGAATAGATTTTGAGGATATGTAGGAGTGTTACAGAAATAATCTTTCCAGAACCGTAAATCGCCTTCTTCACGATTTCTTTCGATATATACGCGTTTCTTCCTTTTTTTCCTTTCTTCTTCTTCATTAGCATAATCAATGGTAAAATTCTTGAAAGTTTGATCAAAATATTGATCGAAATAATCATCACAAGTATCATCATCTGATCCCTCAAAAAGGTTATGAGAACTAGATGCCATTGACTTGTATGAAACGTAAAATTTTAGGTAGAAATTTTGTGTTTAAAAAAGGAGTAAAGAATAAAGAGAAGGAGAGTAGTTATGAGAAAGACTTGTGATCACAATTATATAGGATCACAAGAGGCAGTGATCAATATTTGTTTACGGGAGCTTGAGAAGTGAAGAAGACAACTAGAGAAGGGAAGAAGAGATGATGAGATAACAAAAAGAAAGTGATGACAATTATATAGAGAAGGTGACTTATAAAATATAGTGACATACAGACTTGTGATTACTACAATCCCGTGACTACTACAATACAAGAACCAAACGTAAAAACACACTCCCGTGACTACTACAAGACAAACCCTACTACAAGACAGATCCTACTACAAGAGAGTAAAACACACTCCCGTGACTCCACTCATTCACTTCCTGTGACTCCACTCCACGTCCCGTGACTCCACTCCTTCAGAAGACTGACTCCTTCACGCATAAGACCTGTAAAATCAAGACAAGAAATTAACCATTTATATAAACAATCAGTTTCTGAACATAAGCAACTTATACTTAGACTAATTAGATTTGAACTAAATTACTACATTATCTTCACCTAATTAGAGACTAACTCATTGATCAGTTTCTGTTTCAAGGTTTTTTCAGACTCATCAAGCGGCTCAACTTTTGCAAGTAGCCTATCAAGGAGCTTCATCTTCGACAGCCTTTCTTTGATAGCCATATTCTCCTTCCTGATGCTCCACATACCCGAAAACTCAGACAGCCTTTCCTCTGCATTTCTCTTCTTACCATTGGCTTTAGCTGACTTAACACCCGGGGGACGATCAGTCATGGATTCAGATGCGTGAGAGGTTGCTGATTGTGCGCTGTCGTCGAGCTTCCTCCTTTTACAGCCACTCTCCGTTTTAACAGTTGACAGGTCACACCATTTCTGATCGTTCCGAAGCTCTTTCCACGCATGTTCTAGAGTGAACTTCTTCTTGTGGTTGTTGAAGAAGATCTCATGCGCTAGCTTCAGAACGTCGTTATCGTTTTGCCCGCTGGTTCTCTCTCTGCTTGCAGCTTCAAACGCGCCACAGAACTTCCCAACAAGATCATTGATCTTGTGTCAACGTTGCTTCCAGTGACCGGCCTCCCTTCTTTCACTGAATGCAATCTTTGGTGATGCTGCAAAGTACGCGGCAATTCTCTGCCAAAAAGCTCCAGAACGTTGCTCGTTCCCTACCACCGGATCTTTACTTGTGTTTAACCAAGAGGATATGAGCACTTGATCGTCTATAGGCGTCCAGGTTCTTCTTTCTTTACGCTCTACAGGAATCTCACCAAAGTGAGGAACCTGTGATGAAGAAACAAGGACACTATCTTCCCCTAAACCAAACCCAACGTCTTGTTGACTATTGAGAAGGTTAACAAAATTTGATGTCTATGTTTTATATGGATCATAATCCATACTGAGGAGAAGGAAAGAAGAAGAATGAATCGAAAGAAAGACAAAAAACTTTAGAAGAGGAAGATGTATTTAATAGATGGAAGAGAAGAGGTGACAGAAGAGAGATGGATTAAAGGAAGCCAAAATAGAGAGATAGATTAAAGGAACGCATTCATCATAACCCACAACCAATTTGAGTTGACCTTTAGCTAACTCATTAACTTTTTTTTAATAAACTTATCTTATCTAACCATATCAGATGCACAATCAATTAACATAGCTACTTTATTAACTCACAATCAATTTATTTCTAAACCGGCTCAGTTTCACAATCAATTCAGACCATCAACATCTAGAAGATCGAATGTAGAAGTTGTACCTGTATTGTAGTTGTAGTGCTCTCCTTTGAACAAGCTTCATGTGACTTGAACCGTCCATATAAAGAGACCTTCACATCTCTCTTGATCCGTTCATCTCACAAGAAATTACAAGAGACAACATCAGCACAAGAAATATTCAGACGTGAGCAAGATTAATAGACATAGACAGTGACATAATCAAACACTATACATCAAGAGCATCAAGCTTATCACTATAGATTCAAGCATTTCTCTCTAATCTAATCAGATCACCATCAAAAGCATAAATGTTTACAGTAGACATTGGCAAAGAACAAGCATCAAGCTTTACCGCAGATAAAAAAGATAAAACATCACTCAACTCAACATCTAAACTAATATGATCAGTATCAAAAACATCAAACTCTACCGAGGACATACCAGAGATAACATTACCCAACTAAGCACCTCATCGGAACTAATCTGATCACTATCAAAAGGCATCAAGCTTCATCTCAGACATGACACATAAAACATTCATCTAAAAGGCCTAAAGCTTTACCGTGAGATTTGATTTCCTTGAGGAGAGCTACGGGCCATCGAGGCGAGCGAGAGAGTCACTGATATATGGTGTTTTATACATCTTGTATATATGCTTTTAAATTGGTTTTCAAGTTTTTATCGAGTCTTTCTAGTCTTTTTGGAGTCATTACAGGTCTGGAGTTGCATTGGATGGGAGATGGACCAGCTGGAACAAAAGAGGCAGAAAACAATGCAATTTGGTGGTTTTCACGCAGAACAGTCAGATAGCGGAGCAACCCGAGTGACTGTTCCGAGTGAGTGTTCCAGCGGCAGAGATTTTTAAGGAAACTACAATCATTACGGGATTTGCCCTAATTATCCCTATTTTCTCTCCCAGCCGCCTGTGGCTTTGATATATCATATTTTCTTTTTCTCTTTATCATTCTACGCTAGTTTACAGAGAGGAACCAGACCCGAAAACTCCATTGTTAGATTTGCTTATTGTAAAGGGAGAGGGATCTCTACACTCTTGAGAAGAATCATGAACCCTATCTCTTTTATTTAATTGATTCAACATGTTTTCTTCATCTGTTATCTCTGTGTTCTCTGTAGCTATGGCTGAGTAGTCAGCTTGCTTAGTCTAGGGTGTTAGGGTGTTAGATCCGTGAGCTTGACATAAATAAGTTATAAATCGATTGTCTTCATTCACTGTTGTTCTTAAGGCTTGCATCAAGTTAACCACTTAGTGCCTGATTCTAGGTTTAATCTATTCATCAAAAGTGTTATAGGTTGCTAGACATAACTTGAATGAGCATTG
It encodes:
- the LOC106314971 gene encoding glutathione S-transferase T3-like, producing the protein MDGSSHMKLVQRRALQLQYSQQDVGFGLGEDSVLVSSSQVPHFGEIPVERKERRTWTPIDDQVLISSWLNTSKDPVVGNEQRSGAFWQRIAAYFAASPKIAFSERREAAASRERTSGQNDNDVLKLAHEIFFNNHKKKFTLEHAWKELRNDQKWCDLSTVKTESGCKRRKLDDSAQSATSHASESMTDRPPGVKSAKANGKKRNAEERLSEFSGMWSIRKENMAIKERLSKMKLLDRLLAKVEPLDESEKTLKQKLINELVSN